The genomic interval CAAAAGCTCCGCTTCTTCTATATGCCCTTTGTTCCATTCAGATTCCGACCTGACGTCTATTATATACTGATACGTACTACTCTTAATTTCATCGCGCAATTCCTGCGCCGAGATCTGAGGAAGTCTTTGTATAGGAAACCCCTGCTCCTGCCAGGCCGAAATGCCGCTTTGCAAATATCCAATAATATTGTCGTAACCAATCCTGTAAAGGATGGAGCGCATATCTCTATACTTTGTGTCTTCGGTAAAGACCAGGAGGATGTTAGACTCAGGCTCCACCGCCATACCGATCCAGTTCGCCATTTGACTCCCAAAGCCGATATTAATACTTCCCGGAATATGTACGCCGCCATAGGCAGATGCATCCCTTGTATCAATGATCTTCGCTCCTCTTTTCAGTGCTTCCCTAAATTGCAAGGGTGTCAGAGGTCTGTCATCGTTGAATTTATCCAGCCATGGTGCACCTTTCATGTTCATTGATATAATGTGAGAAAAACTCTTTGGGCGATCAGGGTATTCCCGCATTAAAGATTTTTTAAATTCATCCAAAGAATCAAGACGTAGAAGAGGGTTCGCGTGGCGTTCATATCCCAGCGTTGTGCTGGTTTTAGAACTAATGCCTTTTCCGCAAAGAGAGCCTTGTCCATGTGCCGGATAAACCCCTAAACGATCGGGTAGTTTACCTAATTTTTTATAAATACTTTCATAAAGATTTTTTACCTGTTTTTCTAAAAGTTCTTTACCTGCCAGGTCAGGCCTTCCTACATCCCCGACAAACAGAAGATCACCGGTTAGCATAAACCATGGTTCCTCCTCCGACCTGCTTGTGTCTTTTACTAAAAGCGAGATGGAATGCGGCGTGTGTCCGGGAGTATGTAGCACCTCAAGTATTGCCGTACCTAATTCAATAGTGTCTCCTTCTTTTAAAGTCTTGTGTTTAAAGGCAACGGGCGCTTTCTCGTAAAAATAGATATCAGCGCCTGTACGGGCGGTGATTTCCAAATTGCCGCTTATATGATCGGCATGGATATGTGTTTCGATAACGTGTGTTATCTTCATTCCCTGATTTCTCGTTATATCAAGGTATTCCTGTATCTCTCTTTTAGGGTCAATAACTGCCGCAACTTTTGCAGCGGGGCAACCAATCACATAAGAAAGGCAACCGATCCCAGGAGTTTCAATTTGTTTGAAATACATGTTAATTCTCCTTGCCGGGTATTTGAGCATTTGGCAATAGTTCACCCACCTATAAATAAAAAATACGAAGCACGAAATCCGAAATCCGAAACAAATTCCAAAATCCTCCCCCTTGCCTCCTCTAAAGGGGGATAATGTCCCCCGCTGGCGGGGGTGCAGGGGGTGGATTCGTATTTAGCATTTCGTATTTCACCATTAAATACTTTGTCAAAAAGCACGCACTGACGAATGGAAGTGTGCAAAGAAATTGCCTATAAGGTTCGTCTCCTGAGAGGGGCGGAACTATTACATTATTTATTATTTGTATGAAAAACAGCAACGTTACTTTCTTCGCCATCCGCTCCATACAGGAGTTCCTTTTTCATCGCGAAGCGTTAATACAGCATCGCCCTTCCTGACATTTGCGGCAATGATTGCCGGTTTTCCTTCGAAATTAATCCTCGAACCTTTGACCTCAATCATATCATTCTGTTCGATAGCAATTTCCTGGTTCTCAATATACCAGGCCGGACCCAGATGAACCGGAATTTCTCCCTTATCCGTTTTTAGCGTAAGGTGTACACCGCCGGACATGCCCTTCTGAGGGATAAAGATATCTACATTCGTCACCTCTCCATGTAAGGTCTCTACAGTAGCCGGATCAAATAACCTCCCGTATTGTCCGCTTGTACTCCAGCCACAACTTCCTTTCCACTTCATACCCCCCTTGGGCTGGGAAAAGGATTCTGTTAACATACTGGTAGTAACTATTACCACTACTGCTACAATCACACTTATCTTCTTCATTTCGCATTCTCTCCTTTCTTTATTATCTCTGAACAGCAACCGCTATGTCGCACTTGCGACACGCTGTAATCAGGAAAAACATTTAATTTTTATACGATAGCTGTTGTTTTCAAGCTGGAACAAATACCATCATAATTGTCTCAGGAAGGCAACGAGGTCATTTTTCTCTTCCACATTCAGGTTTGTTTCTAACACAAGGTTAAAAAATTCCACAGTATCTTCCAGCGTCAACAATCTCCCGTCGTGCAGATAAGGGGGCGAATCTTTAATTCCCCTGAGAGGGAATGTCTTGATAGGCCCTTCTGCGCGGATATACTGACCATTGATCACCTGCGGCTTGTAGAATCTCTCAACCTGAAGATCGTGCATAAGGTTATCGGTGTAATATGGTGCAGGGTGACATTTAAAGCATTTTCCTTTGCTGAAAAATATTGCCTGTCCCCTTATTTCAGAATCGGTAGCCTTTTTTGTATCTAGGCGGCCAAAAATATCAAGTTTTGGCGCTGGAGGAAAATCCAGAAGCGACTGAAACTCTGCCATGAAATGTACCTGGCTGCCGCGTTCAAGAATATTTGTACCTTTCTTTATTGCCGTCAGAATATCTCCGTCAAAATATGCGGCTCGCTGCTCAAACTCAGTGAAATCCTCTATGGATTTTAATGCGCGTTGCGACCCGAAAAGCCGCTGAATATTAACCCCACGTAACGTTGGGGTATCGAGGCGATTTCTATGAGATTGCGGACGGATATCTCCCACCAGATGCGTGGCTGCCGATGTGTGGCCATTCAGGTGACAATCAAAACAGGTTACTCCCTGACTGGGCTTTTCACTCTTCCTGTCAGCAGTTGCATTAAACTGCTGCTGAGGAAACTGTGTTACCAAAAGCCGCAGGCCCTCAAGTTGTTTAGGATTTAAAAGACCATTAAACAATTCATAATAGTTTTCCAAAGTCACCACTTTCCCCTGAGACACATCTCCTTTATCCTTATGAGTAGTAAGAAAAATGGCAGGCGGAAATTCTGGCAAAAAATACTCCGGTATGTCAAAATCCAGATCAAAGCGCTTCAGCCGTGGGAATTTTTCCACCTGTATTTGAGAAAACAACATCCCGCCGGTGGCATGGTTTGGATGGGGCAGAGGAAGATACGGAAATACATTTTTTTCTTTTATATCTTCCGGCGTCATAGTTGACAGTTTTTCCCATGACATTCCATCTTTCAACCGCGCAGTGGGCCCTACCGGCAAAGGTTTTCCACGTGACATGGTGACGTCGTTCGTTACTTTCATGGAGAGATCATAGCGTTCATTAAGCAAATCCATATGGCGTTTCATAATGCCGTCCTTCTTTGCTTTATCATGTTCAATAGCCTTATCAATCGGTTCTTCTATGACTGAAGAATAGCTAGATTCCCTACTTTCCTGTTTTATAATTGGCTTGTCAGAAATCGCGCCTTCCTGTGCATGGGAAAACTTCAATCCTGCACAAAATAATATAGTAATAGTCAAAAGTCTTATGCCGTATTTCCTTTCAATAACCATACCCTACCTCCTCCTTTTAAGTTCAAAATTAACGTTTACCGTCTTTCCCTCTTCCACCACAACCTCTTTGGACAAAGACATAAGCCTTTCGTGCCAGGTTTTTAGCACATATTTACCAGGTGGAACACCTTCAATACTATAATTTCCTGCATCGTCGGTAACTGCAAAATACGGATTCTCAAATGAAACGACAAATCCGGACATTTCTGCATGTACATTGCAAAGCAGCGGGGTTTCTCCCACAACATCGAATAAGACTTCTTTCACAACGCCGGCGGGATAGGTGCCAAGGTTAAATTGCATTGCAGCAGTTGGGGGAGAGAAAACATTGTGTCGTACAGCATCACTATTCGGAAAGTCAACAACGGTGCCTTTTTGTATTGCTATTACATGCGGAACATAGGTTAAATTCAATTGGTCTACTACCGCATGTTCTTTTGGCGGATCAAATACGTTATCTCCAACTTTTTCAATAAACACAATAGCATCGGCATTTGTCCTTGATCTCGCACAGGTAACAACCCCTTTAATGGTTCCCGCATTCTCGATTTCCGGAACATTTTTAACCGCTTTTTTTAACTCCAATTGTGCGGCGCTAAGTTTCTTCTGTAGCGCTGCCGCTTCTTCAGCGCTTAAAGTCTCTCCCTCCTCTGCGTATACCAACGGCACTG from Candidatus Kuenenia stuttgartiensis carries:
- a CDS encoding MBL fold metallo-hydrolase, translated to MYFKQIETPGIGCLSYVIGCPAAKVAAVIDPKREIQEYLDITRNQGMKITHVIETHIHADHISGNLEITARTGADIYFYEKAPVAFKHKTLKEGDTIELGTAILEVLHTPGHTPHSISLLVKDTSRSEEEPWFMLTGDLLFVGDVGRPDLAGKELLEKQVKNLYESIYKKLGKLPDRLGVYPAHGQGSLCGKGISSKTSTTLGYERHANPLLRLDSLDEFKKSLMREYPDRPKSFSHIISMNMKGAPWLDKFNDDRPLTPLQFREALKRGAKIIDTRDASAYGGVHIPGSINIGFGSQMANWIGMAVEPESNILLVFTEDTKYRDMRSILYRIGYDNIIGYLQSGISAWQEQGFPIQRLPQISAQELRDEIKSSTYQYIIDVRSESEWNKGHIEEAELLPLSDMLLKEVDLPKEEKIIVTCRVGYRGSIGASYLQLHGYTNVHNLAGGMQAWSNAGLPLKV
- a CDS encoding DNA-binding protein, whose amino-acid sequence is MKKISVIVAVVVIVTTSMLTESFSQPKGGMKWKGSCGWSTSGQYGRLFDPATVETLHGEVTNVDIFIPQKGMSGGVHLTLKTDKGEIPVHLGPAWYIENQEIAIEQNDMIEVKGSRINFEGKPAIIAANVRKGDAVLTLRDEKGTPVWSGWRRK
- a CDS encoding cytochrome B6, which encodes MVIERKYGIRLLTITILFCAGLKFSHAQEGAISDKPIIKQESRESSYSSVIEEPIDKAIEHDKAKKDGIMKRHMDLLNERYDLSMKVTNDVTMSRGKPLPVGPTARLKDGMSWEKLSTMTPEDIKEKNVFPYLPLPHPNHATGGMLFSQIQVEKFPRLKRFDLDFDIPEYFLPEFPPAIFLTTHKDKGDVSQGKVVTLENYYELFNGLLNPKQLEGLRLLVTQFPQQQFNATADRKSEKPSQGVTCFDCHLNGHTSAATHLVGDIRPQSHRNRLDTPTLRGVNIQRLFGSQRALKSIEDFTEFEQRAAYFDGDILTAIKKGTNILERGSQVHFMAEFQSLLDFPPAPKLDIFGRLDTKKATDSEIRGQAIFFSKGKCFKCHPAPYYTDNLMHDLQVERFYKPQVINGQYIRAEGPIKTFPLRGIKDSPPYLHDGRLLTLEDTVEFFNLVLETNLNVEEKNDLVAFLRQL
- a CDS encoding carboxypeptidase regulatory-like domain-containing protein; amino-acid sequence: MKKNVMNFFVLFFIVFTLNAVPLVYAEEGETLSAEEAAALQKKLSAAQLELKKAVKNVPEIENAGTIKGVVTCARSRTNADAIVFIEKVGDNVFDPPKEHAVVDQLNLTYVPHVIAIQKGTVVDFPNSDAVRHNVFSPPTAAMQFNLGTYPAGVVKEVLFDVVGETPLLCNVHAEMSGFVVSFENPYFAVTDDAGNYSIEGVPPGKYVLKTWHERLMSLSKEVVVEEGKTVNVNFELKRRR